A single Mercenaria mercenaria strain notata chromosome 9, MADL_Memer_1, whole genome shotgun sequence DNA region contains:
- the LOC123547370 gene encoding uncharacterized protein LOC123547370 isoform X3 — translation MFRNMAAKGQQEKLKLVVFLGSTREGRLADRVKKFVLDHIQKKDKAANVKRDIVVYDPAEKEFPLLKKAFHYYDNKSEAPKLLQECDADIQTADQFLLISCEYNHSIPPALSNMLDHFPASSFAWRPSAILTYSPSQFGGMRAAMQLRAMTGELGCTSISKIFAIPSLYDVLNEDGTPKEGKKEHLVKELDELMSHLDWTAQAFKDKKTKSGVPSSL, via the exons ATGTTCAGGAACATGGCGGCGAAAGGACAACAAGAAAAACTCAAGCTCGTTGTGTTTCTTGGATCTACCAGAGAGGGTCGCCTCGCTGACAGGGTAAAGAAATTCGTCCTTGATCACATACAGAAGAAGGATAAAGCCGCTAATGTGAAACGCGATATTGTTGTCTACG ATCCTGCAGAAAAAGAGTTCCCACTTTTAAAGAAAGCGTTCCATTACTACGACAACAAGAGTGAGGCACCAAAATTACTCCAAGAG TGCGACGCAGATATCCAGACAGCGGACCAGTTTTTATTGATCTCATGTGAATACAACCACAGTATACCTCCTGCATTGAGTAATATGCTGGACCATTTCCCCGCGAGTAGCTTTGCGTGGAGACCCAGTGCAATACTCACATATTCACCAA GTCAGTTTGGTGGTATGAGAGCGGCTATGCAACTACGAGCGATGACTGGAGAATTGGGCTGTACTAGTATATCCAAGATCTTCGCCATACCGAGTCTATACGATGTCCTAAACGAAGACGGGACACCAAAGGAAGGCAAAAAAGAACATCTCGTCAAAG AACTGGATGAACTGATGAGTCACCTTGACTGGACAGCCCAAGCTTTTAAAGACAAGAAAACCAAGAGTGGCGTTCCATCAAGTTTATAA
- the LOC123547370 gene encoding uncharacterized protein LOC123547370 isoform X2: MKRPGFFILALVSVCVSGLETAPPDMFRNMAAKGQQEKLKLVVFLGSTREGRLADRVKKFVLDHIQKKDKAANVKRDIVVYDPAEKEFPLLKKAFHYYDNKSEAPKLLQECDADIQTADQFLLISCEYNHSIPPALSNMLDHFPASSFAWRPSAILTYSPSQFGGMRAAMQLRAMTGELGCTSISKIFAIPSLYDVLNEDGTPKEGKKEHLVKELDELMSHLDWTAQAFKDKKTKSGVPSSL, translated from the exons ATATGTTCAGGAACATGGCGGCGAAAGGACAACAAGAAAAACTCAAGCTCGTTGTGTTTCTTGGATCTACCAGAGAGGGTCGCCTCGCTGACAGGGTAAAGAAATTCGTCCTTGATCACATACAGAAGAAGGATAAAGCCGCTAATGTGAAACGCGATATTGTTGTCTACG ATCCTGCAGAAAAAGAGTTCCCACTTTTAAAGAAAGCGTTCCATTACTACGACAACAAGAGTGAGGCACCAAAATTACTCCAAGAG TGCGACGCAGATATCCAGACAGCGGACCAGTTTTTATTGATCTCATGTGAATACAACCACAGTATACCTCCTGCATTGAGTAATATGCTGGACCATTTCCCCGCGAGTAGCTTTGCGTGGAGACCCAGTGCAATACTCACATATTCACCAA GTCAGTTTGGTGGTATGAGAGCGGCTATGCAACTACGAGCGATGACTGGAGAATTGGGCTGTACTAGTATATCCAAGATCTTCGCCATACCGAGTCTATACGATGTCCTAAACGAAGACGGGACACCAAAGGAAGGCAAAAAAGAACATCTCGTCAAAG AACTGGATGAACTGATGAGTCACCTTGACTGGACAGCCCAAGCTTTTAAAGACAAGAAAACCAAGAGTGGCGTTCCATCAAGTTTATAA